A single genomic interval of Flammeovirga agarivorans harbors:
- a CDS encoding glycoside hydrolase family 26 protein has translation MKTQNLIALFLFCFISIGSTNATDKENEPKLNDKKATKATNALYQKLSQVSAEGKTIFGHQDDLAYGYHWWGNGSDVKNVTGDYPGLYGWDMGEIGNDKNLDGVLFSDIKKYIKEAYARGGMTTLSWHMINLKAKTSSWDTTRVVDEMLKGGKYHEDFLKKLDLFADFVNDLEIDGEKIPVLFRPWHEHNGSWFWWGGKNVTEEDYKSLWQFTVKYLRDKKKIHHLIYVYSTDAFQTEEQYLERFPGDEYVDVLGFDDYGAFRENATPEREAWVINELEIVAKLADKKGKVCAFSESGLEAVTDDTFFTEKLLPKLNHNEWTKKAAYMMLWRNANYEKEQRDHFYVPYKGHSSASDFIKFVEDPSILLESELSKMKVN, from the coding sequence ATGAAAACACAGAATTTAATCGCTTTATTTCTGTTTTGTTTTATATCTATTGGTAGTACAAATGCTACTGATAAGGAAAATGAACCAAAACTAAATGATAAAAAAGCAACTAAAGCAACCAACGCATTATACCAAAAATTATCTCAGGTATCGGCTGAAGGTAAAACAATTTTTGGGCATCAAGATGATTTAGCATATGGATACCATTGGTGGGGCAATGGGTCTGACGTAAAGAATGTAACAGGTGATTATCCAGGTCTTTACGGATGGGACATGGGTGAAATTGGAAATGATAAAAATTTAGATGGTGTTTTATTTAGTGACATCAAGAAATATATCAAAGAAGCTTATGCTAGAGGAGGCATGACAACTTTGTCATGGCATATGATTAACCTTAAGGCAAAAACAAGTTCATGGGACACCACAAGGGTTGTTGATGAAATGCTTAAAGGAGGAAAATATCATGAAGACTTCTTAAAGAAACTAGATCTATTCGCAGATTTTGTCAATGACTTAGAGATTGATGGAGAAAAGATTCCTGTACTTTTTAGACCTTGGCATGAACATAACGGATCATGGTTCTGGTGGGGAGGTAAAAATGTCACTGAAGAGGATTACAAAAGCTTATGGCAGTTTACTGTAAAGTACTTAAGAGATAAGAAAAAAATACACCACCTGATTTATGTGTACTCTACGGATGCTTTTCAAACGGAAGAGCAATACCTAGAAAGATTCCCAGGTGATGAATATGTAGATGTATTAGGTTTTGACGATTACGGTGCATTTAGAGAAAATGCTACACCAGAAAGAGAAGCTTGGGTGATCAATGAATTGGAAATTGTAGCCAAGCTTGCAGATAAGAAAGGTAAAGTTTGTGCCTTTTCAGAGTCTGGCCTTGAAGCCGTAACTGATGACACTTTCTTTACTGAAAAACTACTTCCAAAGTTAAACCATAATGAATGGACAAAGAAGGCAGCTTATATGATGCTATGGAGAAATGCGAATTATGAAAAAGAACAAAGAGACCATTTCTATGTGCCTTATAAAGGACATTCTTCAGCAAGTGATTTTATAAAATTTGTTGAAGACCCAAGCATCCTTTTAGAGTCTGAATTATCTAAAATGAAAGTAAACTAA
- a CDS encoding sodium:solute symporter family protein: MQLEVLDLIIIGLYLLSTVVIGIYLKKQASKNMESYFLGGNSLPWYMLGLSNASGMFDISGTMWMVYLCFVYGLKSVWIPWLWPAFNQIFLMIYLSIWLRRSNVLTGAEWIRTRFGDGTGGKLSHMVVVFFAILSCLGFLSYGFIGIGKFIEIFIPWSYVGQFMPFDLTAEQVPYVYGILFTTIATFYVVMGGMLSIVWTDVLQFGIMTVSAIVIAGIAMFQVDADTLMGMVPEGWNSPLFNYDLHMDWSAYIPSVNDKISNDGFSPFSIFFMMMLFKGFFASMAGPAPNFDMQKILSTKSPKEAAKMSGFVSAVMFLPRYLMIGGFTILAVVYFSGDINAAGSGFDFENILPMAIKEFVPSGLMGLLLAGLLAAFMSTFASTVNAAPAYLVNDIYLRYINPNASGKLQMRASYIISASVVVLSTIIGLYVEDINSVLQWIVSALYGGYIAANFLKWHWWRFNGHGFFWGMAAGIAASMVFPLVFKETLELYYFPLLFVVSLIGSVAGTLLTAPTEEKTLMNFYKSVKPWGFWGPIKRKVMEKDPSFESNKDFKKDMFNVVTGIVWQSMLTLLPLYIVIKEEMGILSTAAILIITTLILKKNWYDKLPEEPIKVPENKEEKELVSAN, encoded by the coding sequence ATGCAACTCGAAGTATTAGACTTGATCATCATAGGTTTATACCTGCTTTCAACAGTAGTAATTGGTATCTACCTTAAAAAACAAGCCTCAAAAAATATGGAATCTTATTTCCTAGGAGGCAACTCATTACCATGGTATATGCTGGGTTTATCCAATGCATCTGGGATGTTTGATATCTCTGGTACCATGTGGATGGTATATCTATGTTTTGTATATGGATTGAAAAGTGTTTGGATCCCGTGGCTATGGCCTGCATTTAACCAGATTTTCCTGATGATTTATTTATCTATTTGGTTGCGTAGATCAAACGTATTAACTGGTGCAGAGTGGATTAGAACAAGATTTGGTGATGGTACCGGTGGAAAATTATCACACATGGTTGTTGTGTTTTTCGCCATCCTGAGCTGTTTAGGTTTTCTGTCTTATGGTTTTATTGGTATTGGTAAATTTATCGAGATCTTCATACCATGGTCATATGTTGGGCAGTTTATGCCATTTGATCTAACGGCAGAGCAAGTACCTTATGTTTATGGTATTCTGTTTACAACTATCGCTACGTTTTATGTAGTTATGGGAGGTATGCTTTCAATTGTTTGGACAGACGTTTTACAATTTGGTATCATGACTGTTTCTGCGATCGTTATTGCAGGCATTGCAATGTTCCAAGTAGATGCAGATACGTTAATGGGTATGGTACCAGAAGGATGGAACTCTCCATTATTCAATTATGATTTACATATGGATTGGTCCGCTTATATCCCTTCCGTAAATGATAAAATTTCAAACGATGGCTTTTCACCATTTTCTATCTTCTTTATGATGATGTTGTTTAAAGGATTCTTTGCATCGATGGCTGGTCCAGCACCAAACTTTGATATGCAAAAGATTTTATCGACAAAGTCGCCAAAGGAAGCTGCAAAAATGAGTGGTTTTGTATCTGCAGTTATGTTCTTACCAAGATACTTAATGATAGGTGGGTTTACCATCTTAGCTGTAGTATACTTTAGTGGAGATATTAATGCTGCCGGATCAGGTTTTGATTTTGAAAATATCTTACCAATGGCCATTAAAGAATTTGTTCCTTCAGGGCTTATGGGATTATTATTAGCAGGTTTATTGGCTGCTTTTATGTCAACCTTCGCTTCTACGGTGAATGCCGCTCCAGCTTATTTAGTGAATGATATTTACTTAAGATATATCAACCCTAATGCAAGTGGTAAACTACAAATGAGAGCAAGTTATATCATATCAGCTTCAGTAGTAGTTTTAAGTACTATTATTGGTTTATATGTTGAGGATATTAATTCTGTATTACAATGGATAGTTTCTGCACTGTATGGTGGTTATATTGCTGCTAACTTCTTAAAATGGCATTGGTGGAGATTTAATGGTCATGGATTCTTCTGGGGTATGGCAGCAGGTATTGCCGCGTCAATGGTTTTCCCATTAGTGTTTAAAGAAACTTTAGAGTTGTATTACTTCCCATTACTCTTTGTTGTTTCATTAATCGGTTCTGTTGCAGGTACTTTACTGACAGCTCCAACAGAAGAAAAAACGCTAATGAACTTCTACAAGTCGGTAAAACCTTGGGGTTTCTGGGGGCCAATAAAGCGTAAAGTGATGGAGAAAGATCCAAGCTTTGAAAGTAATAAAGATTTCAAAAAAGACATGTTCAATGTTGTAACGGGTATCGTATGGCAGTCAATGCTAACACTATTGCCTCTATACATTGTGATCAAGGAGGAAATGGGAATTCTTTCAACTGCAGCCATCTTAATTATTACCACGCTAATCCTTAAGAAAAATTGGTACGATAAGTTGCCTGAAGAACCAATAAAGGTTCCTGAAAATAAAGAAGAAAAAGAACTAGTATCAGCCAACTAA